The nucleotide window TATGAGGAGAAATTGAACGAATACAATGGCAACATGCAACGTGCTGCTGTTGAATTAGCCAAAGACTGGAGGAAGGACAAATACCTTCAGAAATTGGAAGCCCTCCTTATTGTAATGAACAACGAATATGCCTTAGTGATTTCTGGGCAAGGGGATGTGATTGAACCCGACGACAACATAGCTACTATCGGAAGTGGAGGCTCGTATGCTTTATCCGCTGCTCGTGCGTTAAGTAAGCATGCCACCCATCTTTCTGCTAAAGAAATGGTGGAAGAAGCGCTAAATACCGCCGCCGACATAGATATCTATACGAATCATAATCTCACTATCCTAGAAATCGAAGAGTAAATCATGATTACTGAACACAATTTAACCCCTCAACAAATTGTACGCGAACTCGACAAGTACATTGTTGGGCAGAAAGAAGCAAAAAGATCGGTTTC belongs to Balneola vulgaris DSM 17893 and includes:
- the hslV gene encoding ATP-dependent protease subunit HslV, encoding MSAFNLHATTVVGVIHNGKAALGCDGQATMDKTVMKATVRKVRKLYDGKILAGFAGSTADAFTLFERYEEKLNEYNGNMQRAAVELAKDWRKDKYLQKLEALLIVMNNEYALVISGQGDVIEPDDNIATIGSGGSYALSAARALSKHATHLSAKEMVEEALNTAADIDIYTNHNLTILEIEE